One genomic window of Musa acuminata AAA Group cultivar baxijiao unplaced genomic scaffold, Cavendish_Baxijiao_AAA HiC_scaffold_1137, whole genome shotgun sequence includes the following:
- the LOC135670980 gene encoding actin-depolymerizing factor 4 — MSNAASGMAVNDDCKLKFLELKAKRTYRFIIFKIDEKQKQVIVDKLGEPTLAYEDFAASLPADECRYAIYDFDFVTEENCQKSKIFFIAWSPDIARVRNKMLYASSKDRFKRELDGIQVELQATDPTEMGLDVIRSRAN, encoded by the exons ATG TCCAACGCAGCGTCTGGAATGGCGGTGAACGATGACTGCAAGCTAAAGTTCTTGGAGTTGAAGGCCAAGAGAACTTACCGTTTCATCATCTTCAAGATCGATGAGAAGCAGAAGCAGGTTATCGTCGATAAGCTTGGTGAACCCACTTTGGCCTATGAGGACTTCGCTGCCAGCCTTCCTGCAGATGAATGCAGATATGCTATATATGACTTTGATTTCGTGACTGAGGAGAACTGCCAGAAAAGCAAGATCTTCTTCATTGCTTG GTCCCCTGACATCGCTAGAGTCAGAAATAAGATGCTTTATGCAAGCTCCAAGGATAGATTCAAGAGAGAACTGGATGGAATCCAGGTGGAGTTGCAAGCGACTGATCCGACTGAGATGGGCCTTGATGTTATCAGAAGCCGCGCCAATTGA
- the LOC103999810 gene encoding histone H2B.4, translating to MAPKAEKKPAEKKPAEKATEEKGKKAEKAPAEKKPKAEKRLPSKDGAVAAGDKKKKKKAKKGTETYKIYIFKVLKQVHPDIGISSKAMSIMNSFINDIFEKLAAEASRLARYNKKPTITSREVQTSVRLVLPGELAKHAVSEGTKAVTKFTSS from the coding sequence ATGGCGCCCAAGGCCGAAAAGAAGCCGGCGGAGAAGAAGCCCGCGGAGAAGGCGacggaggagaaggggaagaaggcggAGAAGGCTCCCGCGGAGAAGAAGCCCAAGGCCGAGAAGCGCCTTCCCTCTAAGGATGGTGCCGTGGCCGCCGgcgacaagaagaaaaagaagaaggccAAGAAGGGGACCGAGACCTACAAGATCTACATCTTCAAGGTGCTAAAGCAGGTGCACCCGGACATCGGCATCTCCAGCAAGGCCATGTCCATCATGAACTCCTTCATCAACGACATCTTCGAGAAGCTCGCCGCCGAGGCCTCCCGCCTCGCCCGCTACAACAAGAAGCCCACCATCACCTCCCGCGAGGTGCAGACCTCCGTTCGCTTGGTCCTCCCTGGTGAGCTCGCCAAGCATGCTGTGTCGGAGGGGACCAAGGCGGTTACTAAGTTCACCAGTTCCTGA